A genomic stretch from Croceibacterium aestuarii includes:
- a CDS encoding thioredoxin domain-containing protein, which produces MTMFRRFALAALLAAGLTACGGDKTDDATAVSEAIAPIPAPNGGSWLDVATVTPEGGHQIGNPDAPVKLVEYASHTCPHCAEFDAEAGEPIKNKYVASGVVSYELRNQIHDAIDLTIARLARCGNDPSAYIPLSEQVWQNLPQIVAPVQQNPELMQSAMTLPEKQRFPKLAQDLGLIDFFAARGIPRDQQLECLSDFKSLTEIADRSEKQSEELNVTGTPTFFINGRNLGTLRWSELEANLQNAGAR; this is translated from the coding sequence ATGACCATGTTCCGACGTTTCGCCCTTGCCGCCCTCCTCGCTGCCGGCCTCACCGCCTGCGGCGGCGACAAGACCGACGACGCGACCGCCGTTTCCGAAGCGATCGCCCCGATCCCTGCGCCCAACGGCGGCAGCTGGCTCGACGTCGCCACGGTGACGCCCGAGGGCGGGCACCAGATCGGCAACCCGGACGCGCCGGTGAAGCTGGTCGAATACGCCAGCCACACCTGCCCGCACTGCGCCGAATTCGACGCCGAGGCCGGTGAACCGATCAAGAACAAGTACGTCGCCAGCGGGGTCGTCAGCTACGAGCTGCGCAACCAGATTCACGACGCCATCGACCTGACCATCGCCCGCCTCGCCCGCTGCGGCAACGATCCGTCGGCCTATATCCCGCTGTCCGAGCAGGTGTGGCAGAACCTGCCGCAGATCGTCGCCCCCGTGCAGCAGAACCCCGAACTGATGCAGAGCGCCATGACGCTGCCGGAGAAACAGCGCTTCCCCAAGCTGGCGCAGGATCTCGGGCTGATCGACTTCTTCGCGGCGCGCGGCATCCCCCGCGACCAGCAGCTGGAGTGCCTTTCGGACTTCAAGAGCCTCACCGAGATCGCTGATCGCTCGGAAAAGCAGTCGGAGGAGCTCAACGTCACCGGCACCCCGACCTTCTTCATCAACGGCCGCAATCTCGGCACGCTGCGCTGGTCGGAGCTCGAGGCCAACCTGCAGAACGCCGGGGCCCGCTGA
- a CDS encoding DsbA family protein, with amino-acid sequence MKKYLLAAVLVALAPLAAVSAQNWLGTYAVTAAGHRMGNPDAPTKLVEYVSYTCPHCGEFFKEADAPIKLSLVQTGKASVEVRNVIRDPVDLAAVVLVNCGDPSKFWGNHDMFFARQDKWTTAWQLTLPSQRQRWQSGALGARMRAIASDLDFYGMMETRGYSRAQVDRCLSDETAIKALADKADAAAQADGVNSTPNFLLNGKLLKGVYTWDQLQKVVAAPNN; translated from the coding sequence ATGAAGAAGTACCTGCTGGCTGCCGTGCTGGTCGCACTTGCGCCGCTGGCCGCCGTTTCGGCACAGAACTGGCTCGGCACCTATGCCGTGACCGCGGCCGGGCACCGGATGGGCAATCCCGACGCACCGACCAAGCTGGTCGAATATGTCAGCTATACCTGCCCGCACTGCGGCGAATTCTTCAAGGAAGCCGACGCGCCGATCAAGCTGTCGCTGGTCCAGACCGGGAAGGCCTCGGTCGAAGTGCGCAACGTCATCCGCGACCCGGTCGACCTCGCCGCGGTGGTGCTGGTCAACTGCGGCGACCCGTCGAAGTTCTGGGGCAATCACGACATGTTCTTCGCTCGTCAGGACAAATGGACCACCGCCTGGCAGCTGACGCTGCCCTCGCAGCGGCAGCGCTGGCAGTCGGGTGCGCTCGGCGCCAGGATGCGGGCCATCGCGTCGGATCTCGATTTTTACGGGATGATGGAAACGCGGGGGTATAGCCGCGCCCAGGTCGACCGCTGCCTGAGCGACGAAACGGCGATCAAGGCGCTGGCCGACAAGGCGGACGCCGCAGCGCAGGCTGACGGAGTGAATTCCACGCCGAACTTCCTGCTCAACGGCAAGCTGCTCAAGGGCGTCTACACCTGGGACCAGCTTCAGAAGGTCGTCGCCGCACCGAACAACTGA
- a CDS encoding DUF721 domain-containing protein: MAAATMGSDSDKPKRPAKAATSKAKVYERPRGGPARPVADLVPQIGRAAFRRFGFVQSSVVTRWPEIVGEHHAKVCMPESIRFPPGEKSEGILQLVVLPAHAPLIQHVIPEIIERVNRFFGYKAVSRVKMRQGEVKPPYSGNRAQEAAAAPPSLKPIPMELGDSLRDIGDPELRTVLESLARSLGDKEDREG; the protein is encoded by the coding sequence ATGGCCGCGGCGACCATGGGAAGCGACAGCGACAAACCGAAACGGCCGGCCAAGGCGGCAACGTCGAAGGCCAAGGTCTATGAACGGCCGCGCGGCGGACCGGCGCGCCCCGTCGCCGACCTCGTGCCGCAAATCGGCCGCGCCGCTTTCCGCCGCTTCGGCTTCGTACAGAGCTCGGTCGTCACCCGCTGGCCGGAAATCGTCGGTGAGCATCACGCCAAGGTCTGCATGCCCGAATCGATCCGCTTCCCGCCGGGGGAGAAGAGCGAAGGCATCCTGCAACTCGTCGTGCTGCCGGCGCACGCCCCGTTGATCCAGCACGTCATTCCCGAGATCATCGAACGGGTGAATCGCTTCTTCGGATACAAGGCTGTGTCGCGGGTCAAGATGCGCCAAGGCGAGGTTAAGCCCCCGTACAGTGGCAATCGGGCTCAAGAGGCAGCGGCGGCGCCCCCGTCGCTCAAGCCGATTCCCATGGAACTGGGGGATTCGCTGCGCGACATCGGCGACCCGGAATTGCGTACGGTGCTGGAATCGCTCGCCCGCAGCCTGGGCGACAAGGAGGATCGAGAGGGATGA
- a CDS encoding A/G-specific adenine glycosylase, whose amino-acid sequence MTSTAAVSEKLLEWYDRSARSLPWRVPPAGGAADPYRVWLSEVMLQQTTTAAVAPYFAAFTERWPSVEALAAAPEEDVMAAWAGLGYYSRARNLVKCARQVSEMGGFPHSEDALRKLPGLGAYTAAAVAAIAFGQRAVVVDANVERVVARLFAIGEPLPGARKAIRERADAITPDRRSGDFAQAMMDLGATICTARAPKCLLCPLSAECEGRATGDPARLPVKSAKKPKPQRQGTAFWIEREGHVWLVRRPGKGMLGGMRALPDDGWAAGGDGSGEAPIRGSWRAGGVVRHGFTHFDLELGLAIYAGKSFEALGDGEWWPVAQIEEAGLPTLFAKAARLASA is encoded by the coding sequence GTGACTTCCACTGCCGCCGTCTCCGAAAAACTGCTCGAATGGTACGACCGCAGCGCGCGCAGCCTGCCGTGGCGCGTGCCCCCGGCCGGCGGCGCTGCCGATCCCTACCGGGTCTGGCTTTCCGAGGTCATGCTGCAGCAGACGACCACCGCGGCGGTCGCGCCGTATTTCGCGGCCTTCACCGAACGCTGGCCAAGCGTCGAGGCGCTCGCCGCCGCGCCGGAAGAGGACGTGATGGCCGCCTGGGCGGGCCTTGGCTACTACTCGCGGGCGCGAAACCTCGTGAAATGTGCGCGGCAAGTTTCGGAAATGGGCGGCTTTCCGCACAGCGAGGATGCGCTGCGTAAGCTGCCGGGGCTGGGCGCCTACACCGCCGCGGCGGTGGCGGCGATCGCCTTCGGCCAGCGCGCCGTCGTGGTCGATGCCAACGTGGAGAGGGTCGTCGCGCGGCTCTTCGCGATCGGCGAACCGCTGCCCGGCGCACGCAAGGCGATCCGCGAACGGGCCGACGCGATCACGCCGGATCGACGTTCGGGCGACTTCGCCCAGGCGATGATGGACCTCGGCGCCACGATCTGCACCGCGCGCGCTCCCAAATGCCTGCTCTGCCCGCTCAGCGCCGAGTGCGAGGGGCGCGCGACTGGCGACCCGGCGCGATTGCCGGTGAAGTCGGCGAAGAAGCCCAAGCCACAGCGCCAGGGCACCGCGTTCTGGATTGAGCGCGAGGGGCACGTCTGGCTTGTCCGGCGCCCCGGCAAGGGCATGCTTGGCGGGATGCGCGCGCTGCCCGACGATGGCTGGGCGGCCGGCGGCGATGGCTCTGGCGAGGCACCGATCCGCGGCTCTTGGCGTGCTGGCGGGGTGGTGCGCCACGGTTTCACCCATTTCGACCTCGAACTCGGGCTGGCAATCTATGCCGGCAAGAGCTTCGAAGCGCTGGGCGATGGCGAATGGTGGCCAGTCGCGCAAATCGAGGAGGCCGGGCTGCCGACCCTGTTCGCCAAGGCGGCGCGGTTGGCTTCGGCGTAG
- a CDS encoding serine hydrolase domain-containing protein — MPPFDLTRRQWLGSAAALGTVSAFGAPLLAADSPWRNVAKLISDYVDPHKVANMVVVLGFGQDAPTVLAGGVDTLGQARTSDASSIYRIYSMTKPITGMAVMQLIDEGKLGLDQPLYEILPRFKHMQVQKAYDGPVTPDNLEPAKRAITIRQLLTHTAGLGYGIVQSGPIAEAFKARGVVPGLVTKLQNLPVFRGTAVHGLDVFADRLAEMPLVYQPGEHWSYSMAADLLGRVIEVVSGQPFDAFLRERFFDPLAMDSTWFQVPRAEASRMTTSYLLAKGNLLPIDLGSDSIFFDPIPFPMGGSGLASTPLDYDRFLAMLLGYGETRGRRVMGELAVRVGTSDLLPDTLLGQEDYGTKWGFGALGRVGRGMQEGVYGWAGAAGTLGFVDFKRGLRAGLFTQYMPSFEYNLLDEFPAAILADLAAQGRA; from the coding sequence ATGCCCCCGTTCGATCTGACCCGCAGGCAATGGCTCGGCAGTGCCGCCGCACTGGGCACGGTGAGCGCCTTCGGTGCCCCGCTGCTGGCGGCGGATTCGCCCTGGCGCAATGTGGCGAAACTGATTTCGGACTACGTCGATCCGCACAAGGTCGCCAACATGGTGGTCGTGCTCGGGTTCGGGCAGGACGCGCCGACCGTGCTTGCCGGCGGCGTCGACACGCTCGGGCAGGCGCGCACGTCGGATGCCAGCAGCATTTATCGCATCTATTCGATGACCAAGCCGATCACGGGCATGGCGGTGATGCAGCTGATCGACGAGGGCAAGCTCGGGCTCGACCAGCCGCTCTACGAAATCCTGCCCAGGTTCAAGCACATGCAGGTGCAGAAGGCCTACGATGGCCCGGTCACGCCCGACAACCTCGAACCGGCGAAGCGCGCGATCACGATTCGCCAGCTGCTGACGCACACCGCCGGGCTCGGCTACGGCATCGTCCAGAGCGGGCCGATTGCCGAGGCGTTCAAGGCCCGCGGGGTGGTGCCGGGCCTCGTCACAAAGCTGCAGAACCTCCCGGTGTTCCGCGGCACCGCGGTGCACGGGCTCGACGTCTTCGCCGACCGGCTGGCCGAAATGCCGCTGGTCTACCAGCCGGGCGAGCACTGGTCGTACTCGATGGCTGCGGACCTGCTCGGGCGGGTCATCGAAGTCGTCAGCGGCCAGCCGTTCGATGCTTTCCTGCGCGAACGGTTCTTCGATCCGCTGGCGATGGACAGCACCTGGTTCCAGGTCCCCCGCGCCGAGGCGTCGCGGATGACCACCAGCTACCTGCTGGCCAAGGGCAACTTGCTACCGATCGACCTCGGTTCGGATTCGATCTTCTTCGATCCTATCCCTTTCCCGATGGGCGGTTCGGGCCTCGCCTCGACCCCGCTCGACTACGACCGCTTCCTCGCCATGCTGCTGGGATACGGAGAAACGCGGGGCAGGCGGGTTATGGGCGAGCTGGCGGTACGGGTCGGGACTTCCGATCTGCTGCCAGATACGCTGCTCGGGCAGGAGGACTACGGCACCAAGTGGGGCTTCGGCGCGCTCGGCCGGGTCGGGCGCGGGATGCAGGAGGGCGTCTACGGCTGGGCGGGAGCGGCGGGCACGCTCGGCTTCGTCGACTTCAAGCGCGGCCTGCGCGCGGGGCTGTTCACCCAGTACATGCCCTCGTTCGAATACAACCTGCTCGACGAATTTCCTGCCGCGATCCTTGCCGACCTGGCGGCCCAGGGGCGCGCATGA
- the nudC gene encoding NAD(+) diphosphatase — MRLAFSGHPLDRADHVRADPERLAALAVPEAKLLKLDGLIPLREGDRLQWTTLAEAGEGAELVFLGLLGGEACFGAVPEGGDPDPAYARRETFAALAHLGLDDLALYGGARSLLDWHARHRFCAQCGEPTRLAKGGWQRDCPACKAQHFPRTDPVAIMLVEHEGRILLGRNSRFPERRYSALAGFIEPGETIEEAVAREVLEEAGVKVRDVQYVMNQPWPFPSQLMIACHSHADDDTLDIDTTELADARWFTRAQVAEAFEKGEDSPTFIPPPPMAVAYHLMAWWLEKTA; from the coding sequence ATGAGGCTTGCGTTCTCCGGGCACCCGCTCGACCGTGCCGACCATGTCCGCGCCGACCCCGAGCGTCTCGCTGCGCTGGCTGTGCCGGAGGCGAAGCTGCTCAAGCTCGACGGCCTCATCCCCCTGCGCGAGGGCGACCGCCTGCAGTGGACCACGCTGGCCGAAGCGGGCGAGGGCGCAGAGCTGGTGTTCCTCGGCCTGCTGGGCGGCGAGGCGTGCTTCGGCGCCGTGCCCGAAGGCGGCGATCCGGACCCGGCCTATGCCCGGCGCGAGACCTTTGCCGCGCTCGCCCACCTCGGGCTCGACGACCTCGCGCTCTACGGCGGGGCGCGCAGCCTGCTCGACTGGCACGCGCGGCACCGGTTCTGCGCCCAGTGCGGTGAGCCCACGCGTCTCGCCAAGGGCGGCTGGCAGCGCGATTGCCCGGCCTGCAAGGCGCAGCATTTCCCGCGCACCGATCCGGTCGCGATCATGCTGGTCGAGCACGAGGGGCGTATCCTGCTCGGGCGCAACTCGCGCTTTCCAGAACGGCGCTATTCGGCGCTCGCCGGTTTCATCGAGCCGGGCGAAACGATCGAGGAAGCGGTCGCGCGCGAGGTGCTGGAAGAGGCGGGGGTGAAGGTGCGCGACGTGCAGTACGTGATGAACCAGCCGTGGCCCTTTCCGAGCCAGCTGATGATCGCCTGCCATTCCCACGCAGACGATGATACACTCGACATCGACACGACCGAGCTTGCCGATGCTCGCTGGTTCACCCGCGCCCAAGTGGCCGAGGCGTTCGAGAAGGGCGAGGACAGCCCGACATTCATCCCGCCACCCCCCATGGCGGTGGCATACCACCTGATGGCCTGGTGGCTGGAGAAAACCGCATGA
- a CDS encoding DsbA family oxidoreductase, translating to MSDKPKVMVDIWSDVMCPWCAIGYAQFAKAVKALDGEIEVEARWMPFELNPDMPPEGRSQAEHVGKVYQRTPEQIREMQQGMEKRAAEVGFPMRFTDDDGEPAMMWNTFEAHKLLRWALTSAGPEAQTRLKVALLEAHFQQHRPVGERETLLDIAEQQGFDRAAAAAALDDEALAIATRLEEKRGLESGINSVPSFVFAGRYLVPGAQEPEVFAATIRKVAELAETA from the coding sequence ATGAGCGACAAACCGAAGGTGATGGTCGACATCTGGTCCGACGTGATGTGCCCGTGGTGCGCCATCGGCTACGCCCAGTTCGCCAAGGCGGTGAAGGCGCTCGACGGGGAGATCGAGGTCGAGGCGCGGTGGATGCCCTTCGAACTCAACCCCGACATGCCCCCGGAGGGCCGCAGCCAGGCCGAACACGTGGGCAAGGTCTACCAGCGCACGCCCGAACAGATCCGCGAGATGCAGCAGGGCATGGAAAAGCGCGCCGCGGAGGTGGGCTTCCCGATGCGCTTTACCGACGACGACGGCGAGCCGGCGATGATGTGGAACACCTTCGAGGCGCACAAGCTGCTGCGCTGGGCGCTGACCAGCGCCGGTCCGGAGGCGCAGACCCGGCTCAAGGTGGCGCTGCTCGAGGCACACTTCCAGCAGCACCGGCCGGTGGGCGAGCGCGAGACGCTGCTCGACATCGCCGAGCAACAGGGCTTCGACCGGGCCGCCGCCGCTGCCGCGCTCGACGATGAGGCGCTCGCCATCGCCACGCGGTTGGAGGAAAAGCGCGGCCTCGAAAGCGGGATCAATTCGGTCCCGAGCTTCGTCTTCGCCGGCCGCTACCTGGTCCCGGGCGCGCAGGAGCCCGAGGTCTTTGCTGCGACCATCAGGAAGGTTGCTGAGCTGGCCGAGACGGCCTGA
- a CDS encoding threonine aldolase family protein → MTIDKPLEEERARLRLSSRWLQGDGPSNPADELEAVCAWLREHGDTVTDLGVEPGLAPDIYGTGALVEDFEAELAALFGMPAARFMPSGCMAQPIALRIWSDRDRNPVTAFHPTSHLELHEEHGYRELHGLTAHLVGDPARPTTAADVEALLEPGGAAHETGIASLLIELPAREIGGQLPSWDDLAELSQLCRENGIKLHLDGARVWQAAPAYGRPLAEIAALFDSIYVSFYKDVGALPGAMLLGPRDFIDEAAVWQRRQGGTLYTAVANIVSARMRLGDCLARMPRLIGRAREVAALFSGHECIGVLPDPPHTSMFHLRLQGEVEDLLLARDHVARETGIWLFGKLKPVSEGVAGTELSMGAASLALGDEELAAAIDLLLAFRPSRPAQQPS, encoded by the coding sequence ATGACGATCGACAAACCGCTCGAAGAAGAACGCGCCCGCCTGCGGCTCAGCAGCCGTTGGCTCCAGGGCGACGGCCCCAGCAACCCGGCCGACGAGTTGGAGGCCGTTTGCGCCTGGCTGCGCGAACACGGCGACACGGTCACGGATTTGGGGGTCGAGCCCGGTCTGGCACCCGACATCTATGGCACCGGCGCGCTGGTCGAAGACTTCGAGGCCGAACTCGCTGCGCTGTTCGGCATGCCCGCCGCGCGGTTCATGCCCTCGGGCTGCATGGCCCAGCCGATCGCGCTGCGGATCTGGAGCGATCGGGACCGCAACCCCGTGACCGCGTTTCACCCTACCTCGCACCTCGAGCTGCACGAGGAACACGGCTACCGCGAACTGCACGGGCTGACCGCACACCTGGTCGGCGATCCGGCACGTCCGACGACGGCTGCCGACGTGGAGGCGCTGCTCGAACCCGGCGGCGCGGCGCACGAGACCGGCATAGCCAGCCTGCTGATCGAATTGCCGGCACGCGAGATCGGCGGCCAACTCCCTTCGTGGGACGACCTGGCCGAGCTGAGCCAATTGTGCCGCGAGAATGGCATCAAGCTGCACCTCGACGGCGCGCGCGTGTGGCAGGCCGCGCCCGCCTATGGCCGCCCGCTGGCCGAGATCGCCGCGCTGTTCGATTCGATCTACGTCTCGTTCTACAAGGACGTGGGCGCCCTGCCCGGCGCCATGCTGCTCGGGCCGCGAGACTTCATCGACGAGGCGGCGGTGTGGCAGCGGCGGCAGGGCGGCACGCTCTACACCGCGGTGGCCAATATCGTCTCCGCCCGCATGCGGCTCGGCGATTGCCTCGCACGCATGCCCCGCCTGATCGGACGCGCCCGCGAGGTCGCCGCGCTGTTCAGCGGCCACGAGTGCATCGGCGTCCTCCCCGACCCTCCGCACACCAGCATGTTCCACCTCCGCCTGCAGGGCGAGGTGGAGGACCTGCTGCTCGCCCGCGATCACGTGGCGCGCGAGACCGGCATCTGGCTGTTCGGGAAGCTCAAGCCGGTGAGCGAAGGCGTGGCCGGCACCGAACTGTCGATGGGCGCGGCCAGCCTCGCGCTCGGCGACGAGGAACTGGCGGCGGCCATCGACTTGCTGCTGGCGTTCAGGCCGTCTCGGCCAGCTCAGCAACCTTCCTGA
- a CDS encoding DUF1489 family protein, producing the protein MPLHMTKIAYTSKTIEVLREWVEADDEALMTTRYLPKRHAEMIGGSLYWIMNHALVARCEILGFEQRPDGRWTIRLEGKLRLVEPRPKRAHQGWRYLQDADAPRDLDAGEEQGDLIPGKLLGKLNKLGLV; encoded by the coding sequence ATGCCGCTGCACATGACCAAGATCGCCTATACCTCGAAGACGATCGAGGTGCTGCGCGAGTGGGTCGAGGCGGACGACGAGGCGCTCATGACCACCCGCTACTTGCCCAAGCGGCACGCGGAGATGATCGGCGGATCGCTCTACTGGATCATGAACCATGCGCTCGTGGCGCGCTGCGAAATCCTCGGTTTCGAGCAGCGGCCCGACGGGCGCTGGACGATCCGGCTCGAAGGCAAGCTGCGGCTGGTCGAGCCGCGCCCCAAGCGCGCGCATCAGGGCTGGCGCTATCTCCAGGACGCCGATGCCCCTCGCGATCTCGACGCCGGTGAGGAGCAGGGCGATCTGATCCCGGGCAAGCTTCTCGGCAAGCTCAACAAACTCGGTCTGGTCTAG
- a CDS encoding nucleotide disphospho-sugar-binding domain-containing protein, with translation MLDPHPRRKFLVTTWEGGGSVGPALTVARKLIDAGHDVRVMSDACNRPESERTGARFVPWTRAPSRTDRHRDSEIVRDWAGATPAEGLGQVLRDVTAGRAVDYAEDLLAELRREPADLVVGSELLLGVELGCEVAGQPCAVLACNSIMFPITGAPPAGPALTADQQAAMAPLFEQMMRAFAEATQVFNVARAHYGLRPLGNMWDQVLVARKTLLGVSRTFDFAPADTGDHFTYVGPQLDEATWTEQWQSPWPEDDARPLVLVGFSTTFQNHVGVLQWVIDALASFPVRVLVTLGPTIAAEELSPAANTALVPSAPHGAVMREAALVVTHGGHGTVARALLHRLPLLVIPHGRDQNGNAMRIAAHGAGMMLPPSAGTGEIAAAIGALLGDPAFAAGARALGEAVERETRESDVVEQLEALCYPVFA, from the coding sequence ATGCTTGATCCCCATCCACGCCGCAAGTTCCTCGTCACCACCTGGGAAGGCGGCGGCTCGGTCGGCCCGGCTCTCACCGTCGCGCGCAAGCTCATCGATGCCGGTCACGACGTGCGCGTGATGAGCGACGCGTGCAACCGCCCCGAAAGCGAGAGAACCGGCGCGCGCTTCGTTCCCTGGACCCGCGCGCCCAGCCGCACCGACCGCCATCGCGACAGCGAGATCGTCCGCGACTGGGCCGGCGCGACCCCGGCCGAAGGGCTCGGACAGGTGTTGAGGGACGTCACCGCCGGCCGCGCGGTCGACTACGCCGAAGACCTCCTGGCCGAGCTGCGGCGCGAACCTGCCGACCTCGTCGTGGGCAGCGAACTTCTCCTCGGCGTCGAACTCGGCTGCGAGGTCGCCGGCCAGCCCTGCGCGGTGCTCGCCTGCAATTCGATCATGTTCCCGATAACCGGGGCGCCCCCGGCGGGCCCGGCCCTGACGGCAGATCAGCAGGCGGCGATGGCTCCCCTGTTCGAGCAGATGATGCGGGCGTTCGCCGAGGCCACGCAGGTCTTCAACGTCGCCCGCGCGCATTATGGCCTGCGCCCGCTCGGCAACATGTGGGACCAGGTCCTGGTCGCCAGGAAGACCCTGCTCGGCGTCAGCCGCACGTTCGACTTCGCCCCCGCCGACACAGGCGACCATTTCACCTACGTCGGCCCGCAGCTCGACGAGGCGACATGGACCGAACAATGGCAGTCACCCTGGCCCGAAGACGACGCTCGCCCGCTGGTCCTCGTCGGCTTCAGCACGACGTTCCAGAACCATGTCGGCGTGCTGCAGTGGGTGATCGACGCGCTTGCCAGCTTCCCGGTCCGCGTGCTGGTGACGCTCGGCCCGACGATCGCCGCCGAGGAACTCTCCCCCGCCGCCAACACCGCTCTGGTGCCCAGCGCCCCGCACGGCGCGGTGATGCGCGAAGCGGCGCTGGTGGTGACCCACGGCGGCCATGGCACGGTTGCCCGCGCGCTGCTGCACAGGCTGCCGCTGCTGGTGATCCCCCACGGCCGCGACCAGAACGGCAACGCCATGCGCATCGCCGCGCACGGCGCCGGCATGATGCTGCCCCCTTCGGCCGGGACCGGCGAGATCGCCGCGGCGATCGGCGCCTTGCTGGGCGACCCCGCCTTCGCCGCAGGCGCGCGCGCACTTGGCGAGGCGGTCGAGCGGGAAACCCGCGAATCCGACGTGGTCGAACAGCTCGAGGCGCTCTGCTACCCCGTCTTCGCCTGA
- a CDS encoding TetR/AcrR family transcriptional regulator, with protein sequence MNEQTDTRAYRQTARAKAAEQTGERIIAAFLARMRGGWFEEIRLEDVAADAAVSVQTVIRRFGGKEGLLDASRNRMRDDILAARQLPSGDVGRALEAIIAEYEAHGELMMRALAQEDRYPQIKGMTDEGRTTHREWVGAVFAPWLAILEPGARCRAHDRLVIALDLYVWKLLRVDMKRSLAELRRAMLEMAAAALATTPQALIQARIPENTDA encoded by the coding sequence ATGAATGAGCAGACAGACACTCGCGCCTATCGCCAGACCGCTCGCGCCAAAGCGGCGGAGCAGACGGGCGAACGCATCATCGCCGCCTTCCTTGCGCGCATGCGCGGCGGCTGGTTCGAGGAAATCCGCCTCGAAGACGTCGCCGCCGATGCCGCGGTCAGCGTGCAGACCGTCATCCGCCGTTTCGGCGGCAAGGAAGGCCTGCTCGACGCCTCGCGCAACCGCATGCGCGACGACATCCTGGCAGCGCGCCAGCTTCCGTCCGGCGACGTAGGGCGCGCGCTGGAAGCGATCATTGCCGAATACGAGGCGCACGGCGAACTCATGATGCGGGCGCTCGCGCAGGAAGATCGCTATCCGCAGATCAAGGGCATGACCGACGAAGGCCGGACGACACACCGCGAATGGGTCGGCGCAGTCTTCGCTCCGTGGCTCGCTATCCTCGAGCCCGGCGCACGCTGCCGTGCGCACGATCGCCTGGTCATCGCGCTCGATCTCTATGTCTGGAAGCTCCTGCGCGTCGACATGAAGCGCAGTCTCGCCGAATTGCGCCGCGCCATGCTCGAAATGGCCGCGGCCGCGCTCGCCACCACCCCGCAGGCCCTGATCCAGGCCCGTATACCGGAGAACACCGATGCTTGA